The Pyrenophora tritici-repentis strain M4 chromosome 2, whole genome shotgun sequence genome window below encodes:
- a CDS encoding PBP domain containing protein: MFSKTILSTAAAALLAGVARAETGPGFPITTSQNLTVIYGNNTVSPGGELILRPETAQRPTISSPVWWSDEKGPGSCILLMVDLDVPRNGSRVQLIHWFAMNITRSSPLSANTSGAALQIPDTNPVPYLQPSPPVGDIPHAYTFVLMQQPRNFSMPEQYSTLAMNRVPFNVSQFTMDTNLTKPLAGNWITVQNTTGTPTASAFPPSRPSPTGGSSTESGGPSTGGAAGMLTVDGRALWAGVTTALLAGVFAVAL, encoded by the exons ATGTTCAGCAAAACCATTCTAAGCACTGCAGCTGCGGCTCTGCTTGCCGGCGTTGCTCGGGCGGAAACCGGACCCGGCTTCCCCATTACGACATCCCAAAACCTCACCGTGATATACGGCAACAACACCGTCTCACCTGGAGGAGAGTTGATTCTGCGTCCCG AAACCGCCCAACGCCCAACCATTAGCTCGCCAGTATGGTGGTCCGACGAAAAGGGCCCAGGCTCCTGCATCCTCCTCATGGTCGACCTCGATGTTCCCCGTAACGGCAGCCGCGTCCAATTAATCCACTGGTTCGCAATGAACATTACACGCTCCTCTCCGCTATCAGCAAACACGTCGGGCGCAGCGCTGCAAATCCCAGATACGAACCCTGTTCCTTACCTGCAGCCCTCGCCACCCGTTGGCGATATTCCACACGCGTACACGTTTGTGCTCATGCAGCAGCCGCGCAATTTCAGCATGCCTGAGCAGTATTCCACTTTGGCTATGAATAGGGTGCCCTTCAATGTGAGCCAGTTTACAATGGATACCAACCTTACGAAGCCGTTGGCGGGGAACTGGATCACGGTGCAGAATACGACTGGCACGCCTACGGCTTCAGCTTTCCCGCCTTCCAGACCGAGTCCGACGGGAGGCAGTAGCACAGAGTCTGGCGGACCGTCAACGGGGGGTGCGGCGGGTATGTTGACGGTTGATGGCAGGGCATTATGGGCCGGAGTAACGACTGCGTTGTTGGCTGGGGTTTTTGCCGTGGCCTTGTAA
- a CDS encoding SPS1, Serine-threonine protein kinase codes for MVQSHGSVYHRAESNGTTPISPHDPAMQWPAERVQHWLASNNFSRDWQETFRTLGLEGSKFLDIGRGHGSKGNVAMMHQVIFPQLAKQCTASGTGWDQNRERDEGRKLRRLVRSIVETGAASNPRAPPQRSDTGMTSAGTEGTVENSPYIGSRGMDFGSTPTTAGNGEESPGRQILLHSPVSGAIPPRRISTQHRNFTAPGLGTTPDFSEGPARSPYSREVLQGLDPKSVRHSPNTSTEFAPSSLGAATNYLQASPQHSPGLPSARLATNGGQLSAGLSTGGSRYYSPHNRVNSTESINSTFANTGSGPPSGRSFDGRSESRNENKRNGYEGSRPGTGLSRYDGMEVPTSAKDHDKGFFKKIMGGRKKDSHPSPDDTSLDSPTSPASHRTHPSGSLFGKSGMNSSETSLNDRPPSRRSAQTDSENKAAGRGRNSGKDDRKFAFVTPDGWNYRLVDITNVDSAASLRTVCCEELSQGLSRIPGVELHLTLPGQYEHNRPLSDSKLLKARSQYGNRVGELKIFVKIPQEGTNVQPSAGLGVSLPLVSARTMEDDAYSHLNADTQLDSPGGKSGESTLVADKSAALRKMAEKNETTPRSAIDGRNPEPLPEQRDDMAEEERRKLLEAAAEEHRKETKRKQDEYLRTRFGKLTAHSPDPNSATSDTISYRSQRIIDFDEPRASPYEDLNKSFDERKNKQLVPLREPPPVPADTSTLLKANSLSRSKNRGSWPESDDGEAKQESTDHSEKRKAIPQGASGLGGIAAAIIGAGNLGAGIGAANRAPPKAPQPPPKDGDSPESLRPSQQVLHDNHFAARSGSGRNSPGGSPRSPGELTMSKGNIPFRIPDYEEAFGDHAAQERLDLTPVLSDPPLSQERPQSPHSARPQESTLSREPSRVSIYGPTHDFEEARVSFITKSPNLEPMDSGDDDSDDGLFAAPLAGRIGPPTPAKNIPLARNTSRAQRPNLTLKTQRSKISLAQVTEQTSEHSAAGDREPQPNDMHPESAASATWTDSPDDTNKFSRRESFASDVWANRPPAEALVEHLDELFPHVNLDQPMLEEEDGDASTDPAFDNKPIPAEPAPMSLTRGGAGLQSIAQRNMRKSGVGLGRTKSIREVVKSQYQPLDKKSIAGQAPAGAGPSRVATLRNGGDIIRRKSTKMFNARTEQVRPQRGSRLVMETIPQDHLPNVPSRQPTFKWMKGQLIGKGTFGRVYLGMNITTGELIAVKQVEVNAKAAGSDKDKIKELVKSLDQEIDTMQHLDHPNIVQYLGCERKEYSISIFLEYISGGSVGSCIRKHGKFEESVVSSLTRQTLLGLSYLHREGILHRDLKADNILLDLDGTCKISDFGISKKTDNIYGNDVTNSMQGSVFWMAPEVIRSQGQGYSAKVDIWSLGCVVLEMFAGKRPWSKEEAIGAIYKLGSLNQAPPIPEDVSRIIGVEGLSFMYDCFTIDPMERPTAETLLRAPFCFSDPNYNFLDTELYAKIRGAFQ; via the coding sequence ATGGTCCAGAGCCACGGCAGCGTCTACCACCGCGCCGAAAGCAACGGCACCACGCCCATTTCCCCCCACGACCCTGCCATGCAGTGGCCCGCCGAACGCGTCCAACACTGGCTAGCGAGCAACAACTTTTCACGCGACTGGCAGGAGACATTCAGGACACTCGGGCTGGAAGGCTCCAAATTCCTCGACATTGGGCGTGGTCACGGCAGCAAGGGCAACGTTGCCATGATGCACCAGGTCATTTTCCCTCAGCTGGCCAAGCAATGCACTGCCAGCGGGACGGGTTGGGACCAGAACAGGGAACGGGACGAAGGTCGCAAGCTTCGTAGGCTTGTGCGCTCCATTGTGGAGACAGGCGCCGCCAGCAACCCTCGAGCACCACCCCAACGATCCGATACGGGCATGACCAGCGCCGGTACAGAGGGCACTGTCGAAAACTCACCATACATAGGCTCTCGTGGCATGGACTTTGGCTCCACCCCAACCACGGCCGGCAACGGGGAAGAAAGTCCTGGTCGTCAGATACTCCTACACTCGCCTGTGAGCGGTGCAATCCCACCCAGGCGCATCTCTACACAACATCGCAATTTCACTGCCCCTGGCCTCGGCACCACCCCAGATTTCTCGGAAGGGCCCGCGCGCAGTCCCTACTCCAGGGAAGTCCTACAAGGTCTCGATCCAAAGTCTGTACGCCATAGTCCCAATACGTCCACCGAATTCGCACCCTCTTCGTTAGGTGCTGCTACAAACTATCTCCAGGCCAGTCCGCAGCACAGTCCGGGCCTGCCATCAGCACGGCTTGCTACCAACGGCGGTCAACTCAGCGCGGGTTTGTCCACAGGGGGTTCTCGTTACTACTCACCCCATAACCGTGTCAACAGTACAGAGTCGATCAATTCTACTTTTGCAAACACTGGCTCTGGTCCACCTTCAGGCCGATCGTTTGATGGTCGATCAGAAAGTCGTAATGAAAACAAGAGAAACGGCTATGAAGGCTCGCGACCTGGCACCGGTCTGTCACGTTACGATGGCATGGAAGTACCTACCAGTGCCAAGGATCATGACAAGGGTTTTTTCAAGAAGATCATGGGAGGGCGAAAGAAGGACAGCCACCCATCTCCTGACGACACCAGCTTGGATTCCCCCACCAGCCCGGCCAGCCATCGCACCCACCCCAGCGGATCCTTGTTTGGAAAGTCTGGAATGAACTCCAGTGAAACGTCATTGAACGATCGGCCTCCGTCGCGGCGCTCGGCTCAGACAGATTCTGAAAATAAAGCGGCAGGGCGCGGCCGCAACTCTGGCAAGGATGACCGCAAATTTGCTTTTGTCACGCCGGATGGTTGGAATTATCGACTTGTTGACATTACCAACGTAGACTCTGCCGCATCGTTGCGAACAGTATGCTGTGAGGAGCTTAGCCAAGGCTTAAGTCGAATACCCGGTGTAGAGCTGCATCTCACACTTCCTGGACAGTATGAACACAACCGCCCCCTATCCGATTCCAAGCTTCTAAAGGCTCGGTCACAATACGGCAACCGAGTCGGCGAACTGAAAATCTTTGTCAAGATACCCCAAGAGGGCACGAATGTCCAACCTTCTGCGGGACTGGGTGTATCACTTCCCCTAGTATCTGCCAGAACTATGGAGGATGATGCATACTCTCATTTGAACGCCGACACACAACTAGATTCTCCCGGTGGAAAGTCGGGCGAGTCAACACTAGTCGCGGATAAGAGTGCCGCCCTGAGAAAGATGGCAGAGAAGAACGAGACCACTCCAAGAAGTGCGATTGATGGAAGAAACCCGGAGCCATTGCCGGAGCAACGCGATGACATGGCCGAGGAGGAACGTCGGAAGCTGCTCGAAGCTGCTGCAGAGGAGCACCGAAAGGAAACCAAGCGCAAGCAGGATGAATATCTCAGGACACGCTTCGGCAAGCTCACGGCGCACAGTCCAGACCCCAACTCCGCTACGAGTGACACCATCAGCTACAGGAGTCAGCGTATAATCGATTTTGACGAGCCACGCGCTTCTCCCTACGAGGACCTGAACAAGTCTTTCGACGAACGCAAGAACAAGCAGCTTGTACCATTGAGAGAGCCACCTCCTGTGCCAGCCGATACCAGTACCCTATTAAAGGCTAATTCGTTATCAAGGAGCAAGAACCGGGGTTCGTGGCCTGAAAGTGATGATGGCGAGGCTAAGCAGGAATCAACGGATCATTCCGAGAAGCGCAAAGCTATACCCCAGGGTGCAAGTGGCTTGGGAGGTATTGCCGCTGCAATAATTGGTGCTGGGAACCTTGGAGCCGGAATCGGGGCAGCGAACAGAGCGCCTCCAAAGGCGCCACAACCTCCGCCAAAGGATGGTGATTCTCCAGAAAGTCTTCGACCATCGCAACAAGTGCTACACGACAATCATTTTGCAGCTAGGTCTGGTTCTGGCCGCAATAGTCCAGGTGGGTCCCCCCGCAGTCCCGGCGAGCTCACCATGAGCAAAGGCAATATACCTTTCAGAATACCTGACTATGAGGAAGCTTTCGGCGATCATGCAGCACAAGAGAGGCTGGACCTCACCCCTGTTTTGTCCGATCCACCCTTATCCCAAGAGCGACCCCAATCACCTCACTCAGCGCGGCCCCAAGAATCCACTTTGAGCAGGGAGCCATCGCGAGTGTCGATTTACGGTCCAACGCACGACTTCGAGGAAGCGCGAGTCTCTTTCATCACCAAATCACCGAACCTTGAGCCCATGGATTCTGGTGATGACGACTCCGATGATGGTCTATTTGCTGCACCTCTCGCGGGACGAATTGGCCCGCCTACGCCCGCAAAGAACATACCGCTCGCTCGAAATACTTCACGTGCCCAACGGCCGAATCTCACGCTCAAGACACAGCGGTCTAAAATTTCGCTAGCTCAAGTTACTGAACAAACTTCTGAGCACAGTGCAGCCGGTGACCGCGAACCTCAGCCAAACGATATGCACCCCGAATCGGCTGCATCTGCAACTTGGACCGATTCTCCAGACGATACGAACAAATTCTCCCGCCGTGAGTCGTTTGCTAGCGATGTCTGGGCAAACCGCCCGCCCGCCGAAGCCCTCGTCGAACATCTTGACGAGCTGTTCCCACACGTCAACCTTGATCAGCCGATGCTTGAAGAGGAAGACGGAGATGCCTCTACAGATCCAGCTTTTGACAACAAGCCCATACCGGCTGAGCCTGCCCCTATGTCGCTTACCCGTGGTGGTGCTGGACTGCAATCAATTGCTCAGCGAAATATGCGCAAGTCAGGTGTTGGCTTGGGCCGCACGAAGTCTATCCGTGAAGTGGTCAAGTCGCAGTACCAACCACTTGACAAAAAGTCTATTGCGGGACAGGCACCCGCTGGGGCTGGTCCGTCGCGCGTTGCAACACTAAGAAACGGTGGGGATATTATCAGGAGGAAGTCGACGAAGATGTTCAACGCCAGAACCGAGCAAGTTCGACCGCAACGTGGCTCCCGTCTCGTCATGGAAACTATACCTCAAGATCATTTACCCAACGTACCGTCCCGTCAACCGACATTTAAGTGGATGAAGGGCCAACTCATTGGCAAGGGCACATTTGGTCGCGTTTATCTCGGTATGAACATCACTACAGGTGAATTGATTGCTGTCAAACAAGTAGAAGTCAACGCCAAAGCGGCCGGCTCTGACAAGGACAAAATCAAAGAGCTTGTTAAGAGTTTGGACCAAGAAATCGACACGATGCAGCATTTAGATCACCCAAATATCGTGCAATACCTTGGTTGCGAACGCAAGGAGTACAGCATTTCTATTTTCCTCGAGTATATTTCTGGTGGATCGGTAGGATCTTGTATCCGCAAGCACGGCAAATTCGAAGAGTCTGTCGTCTCCTCGCTGACTCGTCAAACTCTGCTCGGTCTCTCATATCTCCACCGAGAAGGCATTCTGCACCGGGACTTGAAGGCTGACAACATTCTCCTCGACCTTGATGGCACATGCAAAATCTCGGATTTTGGTATCTCAAAGAAGACGGACAACATCTACGGCAATGACGTCACAAACAGCATGCAAGGCTCCGTCTTCTGGATGGCGCCTGAAGTCATTCGCTCTCAAGGCCAAGGCTACTCTGCGAAAGTTGACATTTGGTCGCTCGGTTGCGTAGTACTAGAGATGTTTGCGGGCAAGCGTCCCTGGTCTAAAGAAGAAGCCATTGGCGCCATTTACAAGCTCGGCAGTCTGAACCAAGCTCCTCCGATTCCCGAAGATGTAAGCAGGATAATTGGAGTCGAGGGCTTAAGCTTCATGTACGATTGTTTTACCATTGATCCCATGGAAAGGCCGACGGCTGAAACGTTGCTGCGTGCACCGTTTTGCTTTTCGGATCCAAACTACAATTTCTTGGACACGGAGCTTTATGCGAAAATTCGAGGCGCATTTCAGTAG
- a CDS encoding MFS-1 multi-domain protein — protein sequence MTQFGVTAIGAGQDRSPASLEKGEVIYDEANGSDRSTDVDFTWTEEEEIRVRRKLDRVIVPLTTLLYLMCFLDRVNVGNARIQGMAKDLDLNRGVRFNWVTSIFYIVYMFVEVPSNILLKKLGPKYYLPLLVCGFGFVSLCSAFVQSFGGLLAARACLGVFEGGVMPGLAFFITCFYKRNELLFRIGIYVSAASLAGAFGGLLATVLARIPPWGASTMIIHTWRNIFFFEGLLTILIGLGAPFLMPSSPEECWFLTERERMIATQRLVLRGGADENEKTEVHHVKRAMLNITNYFCALGFFFINITVQGISLFMPTILKDLGWTATKSQLYSVPPYVCACVIAIAVAFISDKTNRRGLYLAIFTLPAIAGFSIMRWATDPNVKYGGIFLITIGAFPGGPGFLAWSANNAAGPAIRSVSTAYVVTLGTAGGILATWTYTSTDAPKYPTGHTINLCGQICVLILALFGIAYCKWENKQRDLGKRDHRLAGKTAAQIKDLGYRHPEFRYMH from the exons ATGACACAATTTGGTGTAACAGCCATTGGTGCTGGCCAAGACCGCTCCCCTGCTTCGCTAGAGAAGGGGGAAGTCATCT ATGATGAGGCAAATGGAAGCGATCGATCGACAGACGTCGATTTCACTTGgacagaagaagaagaaatTAGGGTCCGACGCAAACTGGACCGCGTCATAGTACCGCTTACGACACTTCTCTACTTGATGTGTTTCTTGGATCG GGTAAACGTTGGAAATGCACGTATCCAAGGTATGGCTAAAGACCTAGATCTCAACAGAGGAGTTCGATTCAACTGGGTCACGTCGATCTTTTACATTGTTTACATGTTCGTCGAGGTGCCTAGCAATATTCTTCTCAAGAAGCTCGGCCCAAAATACTACTTGCCGCTGCTGGTATGTGGATTTGGCTTTGTGTCGCTTTGCAGCGCTTTTGTGCAAAGCTTTGGAGGGTTACTGGCCGCACGAGCTTGTCTCGGTGTATTTGAAGGTGGTGTTATGCC TGGCCTTGCATTCTTCATCACTTGCTTCTACAAACGCAACGAGCTCTTGTTTCGCATTGGTATCTATGTTTCAGCCGCGTCCTTGGCTGGGGCTTTTGGTGGCCTACTCGCTACTGT ACTTGCGCGTATTCCCCCGTGGGGAGCATCGACTATGATTATTCACACCTGGCGTAACATCTTTTTCTTCGAGGGGCTTCTCACCATATTGATAGGCCTCGGCGCGCCCTTCCTCATGCCCAGCAGTCCAGAAGAATGCTGGTTTTTGACGGAACGCGAGCGAATGATTGCTACACAACGACTTGTTCTCAGAGGTGGAGCCGACGAGAACGAGAAAACTGAGGTGCACCACGTCAAGAGGGCCATGCTTAACATCACCAATTACTTTTGTGCTCTGGGCTTCTTTTTCATCAACATCACTGTACAGGGAATCTCTCTATTCATG CCTACTATTCTCAAAGATCTCGGTTGGACAGCCACCAAATCGCAGCTCTACTCGGTGCCACCCTACGTTTGCGCGTGCGTCATTGCTATCGCGGTTGCCTTTATTTCGGACAAGACCAATCGTCGTGGTCTTTACCTTGCCATCTTCACTCTTCCTGCGATCGCAGGATTTTCGATTATGCGATGGGCAACGGACCCCAACGTCAAGTACGGAGGTATCTTTTTGATCACTATCGGTGCCTTTCCTGGGGGCCCTGGCTTTCTTGCATGGTCTGCGAACAATGCAGCAGGACCTGCGATTCGCTCCGTCTCGACTGCGTATGTCGTTACTCTTGGTACCGCTGGTGGTATCCTCGCTACTTG GACATATACTTCGACCGACGCGCCCAAGTACCCGACCGGACACACGATTAATTTGTGCGGCCAAATTTGTGTTCTCATTCTCGCTTTGTTTGGCATTGCCTACTGCAAATGGGAAAACAAGCAGCGTGACTTGGGCAAGCGAGACCATCGTCTTGCCGGTAAAACGGCAGCTCAAATCAAGGATCTCGGATACCGACATCCTGAGTTCCGGTACATGCACTAG
- a CDS encoding Pyruvate decarboxylase and related thiamine pyrophosphate-requiring enzyme, producing the protein MASDLRSQEIKNPIDVAEYLFRRLQQVGVDSIHGVPGDYNLVALDYIPKVGLKWVGNCNELNAGYAADGYARIKGIAALVTTFGVGELSAVNAIAGAYSEYVPIVHIVGYPSTISQKNGALLHHTLGNGDFTVFSRMSKEISCAVSMLNSQHEAAMLIDNAIRECYLQSRPVYISLPSDMVTKKVDGDRLKTPLDLKYPSNNPEAEDYVVDVVLKSLHAAKNPVILVDACAIRHRALEETHELVKKSGIPTFVAPMGKGAVNETLPNYGGVYAGDGSNAGVRERVESSDLVLSIGAIKSDFNTAGFTIRMSQLTTIDLHSFGCKVRYSEYPGVRMNGVLAKVTAKLGDLNIESGPNPNNNVPEHESSSTESAIKHAWFWPKLGQWLKKDDILITETGTSNFGVWETRFPEGVRAISQVLWGSIGYATGACQGAALAAKESNVKRTILFTGDGSFQLTAQEVSTMIRNKLAPIIFVICNKGYTIERLIHGWEDPYNDVQEWKYKDIPAVFGAEEGSVLTYRVETKDDVEKLFKDEEFSSGETKKMRFVELVMPWDDAPAALKAVCEAAARTNATTAE; encoded by the exons ATGGCGTCGGATCTACGCTCCCAGGAGATCAAGAACCCAATTGACGTGGCAGAG TACCTCTTCCGACGACTGCAACAGGTCGGCGTCGACTCCATCCACGGTGTACCGGGAGACTACAATCTCGTGGCCCTCGACTACATACCCAAAGTGGGCCTGAAATGGGTTGGTAACTGCAATGAGCTGAATGCTG GTTACGCAGCCGATGGCTACGCTCGTATCAAGGGCATTGCTGCTCTCGTAACAACATTCGGTGTCGGAGAACTGTCGGCAGTCAACGCCATTGCAGGCGCTTACTCCGAATACGTGCCCATTGTCCACATCGTAGGCTATCCCTCGACTATTTCTCAGAAGAATGGTGCGCTGCTACATCACACTCTCGGAAATGGCGACTTTACCGTATTCTCTCGCATGTCCAAAGAGATCTCGTGTGCCGTTTCAATGTTGAACAGTCAACACGAGGCTGCCATGTTGATTGACAACGCCATTCGAGAATGCTATCTCCAATCACGACCAGTCTACATTTCCTTGCCCTCGGACATGGTAACTAAAAAGGTTGATGGCGACCGGCTGAAGACACCACTCGATTTGAAATACCCATCAAACAACCCAGAAGCTGAAGACTACGTTGTCGATGTGGTTCTCAAGTCTCTACATGCGGCCAAGAACCCTGTCATTCTTGTAGATGCATGCGCTATCCGTCACCGAGCGCTTGAAGAGACGCATGAGCTTGTCAAGAAGTCGGGCATTCCGACGTTTGTTGCACCAATGGGCAAGGGTGCCGTGAACGAGACGCTACCCAACTACGGAGGTGTTTATGCTGGAGATGGATCTAACGCTGGTGTGCGTGAACGAGTAGAATCTTCTGATCTCGTTCTCAGCATTGGCGCCATCAAGTCGGACTTCAACACGGCTGGCTTCACAATCCGCATGTCACAGCTGACCACTATCGATCTGCACAGCTTCGGATGCAAGGTTCGATACTCTGAATACCCCGGGGTGCGCATGAACGGCGTGCTCGCAAAAGTAACAGCTAAGCTTGGAGACCTCAACATCGAATCAGGTCCCAATCCCAACAACAACGTGCCAGAACACGAGTCGTCATCCACTGAGTCCGCCATCAAACACGCCTGGTTCTGGCCTAAGCTTGGCCAGTGGCTGAAGAAGGATGACATTCTCATCACTGAGACGGGTACCTCCAATTTTGGCGTATGGGAGACACGCTTCCCTGAGGGTGTCAGGGCCATCTCGCAAGTCCTCTGGGGCTCCATCGGCTACGCAACAGGAGCATGCCAGGGAGCAGCTCTTGCTGCCAAAGAATCAAACGTCAAGCGCACCATCCTCTTCACAGGCGATGGCTCCTTCCAGCTCACGGCTCAAGAAGTGTCGACCATGATTCGCAACAAGCTCGCGCCGATTATTTTTGTCATTTGCAACAAGGGCTATACTATCGAGCGCCTGATTCACGGCTGGGAAGATCCTTACAACGATGTCCAAGAATGGAAGTACAAGGATATCCCGGCAGTGTTTGGTGCCGAAGAGGGCAGTGTATTGACATACAGGGTCGAAACCAAGGACGATGTTGAGAAGTTGTTCAAGGACGAAGAGTTTTCCAGTGGagagacgaagaagatgcgCTTTGTGGAATTGGTTATGCCATGGGATGACGCGCCAGCTGCTCTCAAGGCGGTTTGCGAGGCAGCGGCAAGGACCAATGCGACTACTGCCGAATAG
- a CDS encoding NadC, Nicotinate-nucleotide pyrophosphorylase produces the protein MSRIEGAPAHGAVAHLLPETYKRYVSEWLEEDTPSFDYGGFVVGEAVSEAKLLGKSEGIVAGVPFFNEVFRQLGCTVEWHVEEGASFQPITHCATVRGPVRHLLLGERVALNTLARCSGIATKSNRLLNLLRNAGYPNILAGTRKTTPGFRLVEKYGMLIGGVDAHRVDLSAMTMLKDNHIVAAGSITNAVRAAKAAGGFAIKVEVECQSFEEADEAIAAGADIVMLDNFTPEGVQVAAKDLKDKWGRGTGDRKHFLVEVSGGLTEYNVEKYVCGDIDIVSTSSIHQGVPHVDFSLKIVPQSK, from the exons ATGTCCAGAATCGAAGGTGCCCCAGCTCATGGTGCGGTAGCACATCTCCTACCCGAGACATACAAGAGATACGTTTCGGAATGGCTTGAAGAGGACACCCCGAGCTTCGACTATGGCGGCTTCGTTGTTGGTGAAGCTGTATCCGAGGCAAAGCTACTTGGGAAGAGTGAA GGTATTGTTGCTGGTGTGCCCTTCTTTAATGAAGTATTCCGCCAGCTCGGCTGCAC TGTAGAATGGCATGTCGAAGAAGGTGCATCCTTTCAACCCATTACACATTGCGCCACCGTCCGTGGTCCAGTCCGCCACTTGCTTCTCGGCGAGCGCGTGGCACTCAACACATTGGCTCGCTGTTCCGGCATCGCTACCAAATCCAACCGATTGCTGAATCTCCTACGAAATGCTGGCTACCCGAACATTCTTGCTGGCACACGAAAGACCACGCCTGGCTTTCGACTTGTCGAGAAGTACGGCATGTTGATTGGAGGGGTAGATGCACATCGTGTGGATTTAAGCGCAATGACGATGCTGAAAGACAACCATATTGTTGCAGCAGGTAGCATTACCAACGCTGTAAGAGCTGCCAAAGCGGCAGGTGGCTTTGCGATCAAAGTCGAAGTCGAGTGTCAATCCTTCGAAGAGGCAGACGAAGCGATAGCGGCAGGTGCTGATATTGTCATGTTAGACAACTTCACTCCTGAAGGTGTACAAGTTGCCGCAAAAGACTTGAAGGATAAATGGGGGCGAGGAACTGGCGACAGGAAACATTTCTTGGTAGAGGTCAGTGGTGGGCTGACAGAGTACAACGTCGAGAAGTATGTTTGCGGAGACATTGATATTGTTAGTACGAGCAGCATACATCAGGGAGTACCGCATGTGGACTTTTCGCTCAAGATCGTACCTCAGAGTAAGTAG
- a CDS encoding PurA, Adenylosuccinate synthase — translation MSVTVVLGAQWGDEGKGKLADILAHESQICCRAQGGNNAGHTIVANGVTYDFHILPSGLVNPGCINVIGSGCVVHVPSFFKELEALEKHGLKTDGRIFISDRAHVVFDVHQMVDGLEEVELAGGFIGTTGKGIGPTYSTKMTRSGLRMCDLFDEKIFEAKLRRIAMGYQKRFGDLLKYDVDDEIARYKDLRGKLAPYVVDQIPLLASAKEKNAKILVEGANALMLDIDYGTYPFVTSSNTGLGGVITGLNLGWRSLREVIGVVKAYTTRVGSGPFPTEQLNEIGEKMQSVGHEVGVTTGRKRRCGWLDLVVVKHSHACNDYTAINLTKLDILDDFDELKVATSYSYNGETLEGFPANPEILAQVEVQYDTLPGWKKPTTGVTNYYDLASQARSYIEYIEKFVGVKVKWIGVGPARDHMITRS, via the exons ATGTCCGTCACCGTCGTCCTCGGCGCCCAATGGGGCGACGAAGGTAAGGGCAAGCTCGCCGACATTCTCGCGCACGAATCGCAAATCTGCTGCCGCGCTCAGGGTGGTAACAACGCCGGACACACCATCGTCGCAAACGGTGTCACGTACGATTTTCATATTCTCCCGAGTGGTTTGGTGAACCCAGGCTGCATCAATGTCATTGGAAGTGGCTGTGTGGTACATGTGCCGAGTTTCTTCAAGGAACTCGAGGCGCTAGAAAAGCATGGGTTGAAGACGGACGGCAGGATATTCATTTCGGATCGCGCACACGTCGTGTTTGATGTGCACCAAATGGTGGATGGCCTAGAAGAGGTGGAACTTGCTGGTGGCTTCATTG GTACAACCGGCAAGGGCATCGGCCCAACATACAGCACCAAGATGACTAGAAGCGGCCTGCGCATGTGCGACTTGTTCGACGAGAAGATTTTTGAGGCGAAGCTCAGGAGGATAGCCATGGGATACCAGAAGCGATTTGGTGATTTGCTCAAGTACGACGTGGATGATGAAATTGCCAGGTACAAG GACCTTCGCGGCAAACTCGCTCCCTACGTGGTCGATCAAATCCCGCTCCTAGCATCggcaaaggagaagaatGCCAAGATCCTGGTAGAAGGCGCAAATGCGTTAATGCTAGACATCGATTACGGAACTTATCCTTTCGTTACATCGTCAAATACAGGTCTGGGAGGTGTCATTACAGGTCTCAACTTGGGATGGCGGTCACTGAGGGAAGTCATTGGAGTAGTAAAGGCCTACACGACTCGTGTCGGATC TGGACCCTTTCCCACTGAGCAACTCAACGAAATAGGCGAAAAGATGCAATCAGTAGGCCACGAGGTCGGTGTAACAACCGGCCGCAAGCGCCGCTGTGGCTGGCTCGACTTAGTCGTAGTCAAGCACTCACACGCGTGCAACGACTACACAGCTATCAATTTAACCAAGCTCGATATTTTGGACGACTTTGACGAGCTCAAGGTAGCGACATCGTACTCCTACAATGGCGAAACACTTGAAGGCTTCCCCGCGAATCCCGAAATACTTGCGCAAGTCGAGGTACAGTATGATACGCTGCCAGGTTGGAAGAAGCCAACAACGGGGGTAACAAATTACTACGACTTGGCGAGCCAAGCGAGGAGTTACATTGAATACATTGAGAAGTTTGTCGGCGTCAAAGTCAAATGGATTGGTGTCGGGCCTGCGCGCGACCACATGATTACTAGGTCCTAG